From Pagrus major chromosome 9, Pma_NU_1.0, the proteins below share one genomic window:
- the ankrd10b gene encoding ankyrin repeat domain-containing protein 10b: MSVGLESGFSSEEVLNSRFPLHRACRDGDVGALCSLLQCTSNPADLTVEDTFYGWTPIHWGAHFGKLECVMRLVQVGCGVNAVTSRFAQTPTHIAAFGGHPECLLWLLQAGADINRQDYVGETPIHKAARAGSLECINALLIQGAKADMRNASGLTAADLAHAQGFQECAEILSNAQNFQQNMAQSHNGAFLNGMTRNGGHAHPTFQGRSFLNGVPNRKRSFDGMEANPVKKARPNGLGMPPELLNGNRPLGGAGEAQMESMNMELAATVTSVAGKRHSEDFSLNGHDQPQRPFGCDPAADIVHGQLIYSDSPENHSNAGSQVEHQKSVKAEELYDHAFFSTMLLYHGS; encoded by the exons ATGTCGGTGGGTTTGGAGTCTGGATTCTCGAGCGAGGAGGTCTTAAACAGCCGCTTCCCTCTCCATCGGGCATGCAGGGATGGAGATGTCGGTGCCTTGTGCTCCCTCCTTCAGTGCACCTCAAACCCGGCTGACCTGACGGTGGAGGACACCTTCTACGGCTGGACGCCCATACACTGGGGCGCTCATTTCGGAAAG CTGGAGTGTGTGATGCGTCTGGTTCAGGTGGGCTGTGGTGTGAATGCGGTGACCTCCAGGTTTGCACAGACGCCCACTCACATTGCTGCGTTTGGGGGCCACCCTGAGTGCTTGTTATGGCTACTCCAAGCTGGTGCAGATATTAACAGACAG GACTATGTGGGCGAGACGCCCATCCATAAGGCTGCTCGTGCGGGCAGTCTGGAGTGCATCAACGCTCTCTTGATTCAGGGAGCGAAAGCTGA TATGAGGAATGCCAGTGGGCTGACTGCTGCTGACCTGGCCCACGCCCAGGGATTCCAGGAGTGTGCTGAGATTCTCTCCAATGCCCAGAACTTCCAGCAAAACATGGCTCAGTCCCACAACGGGGCTTTTCTGAATGGCATGACCCGGAACGGGGGCCACGCTCACCCCACTTTTCAGGGACGCAGCTTCTTGAACGGTGTGCCAAACAGAAAGAGGTCGTTCGATGGCATGGAAGCAAACCCAGTGAAGAAGGCAAGACCTAACG gtctGGGCATGCCACCAGAGTTGCTGAATGGGAACAGGCCACTGGGTGGTGCTGGAGAGGCCCAGATGGAAAGCATGAACATGGAGCTGGCAGCGACTGTAACCTCAG tggcAGGCAAGAGACACAGTGAGGATTTTTCCTTAAATGGTCACGATCAACCACAGCGTCCATTTGGGTGTGACCCTGCAGCAGACATCGTCCATGGCCAACTCATCTACAGTGACTCACCTGAGAACCACAGCAATGCAGGCAGCCAGGTGGAGCACCAGAAGTCTGTGAAAGCAGAGGAGCTGTATGACCACGCTTTCTTCAGCACCATGCTTCTTTATCATGGATCCTAA
- the ube2al gene encoding ubiquitin conjugating enzyme E2 A, like: MSTPARRRLMRDFKRLQEDPPAGVSGAPSENNIMVWNAVIFGPEGTPFEDGTFKLIVEFTEEYPNKPPTVRFVSKMFHPNVYADGSICLDILQNRWSPTYDVSSILTSIQSLLDEPNPNSPANSQAAQLYQENKREYEKRVSAIVEQSWRDS, translated from the exons ATGTCAACCCCGGCCAGAAGGAGACTTATGAGAGATTTTAAACG GCTACAAGAGGACCCTCCAGCTGGCGTTAGTGGTGCCCCTTCTGAAAACAACATCATGGTGTGGAATGCAGTCATATTTGG CCCTGAAGGAACTCCCTTTGAGGACG GTACATTTAAACTCATTGTAGAGTTCACAGAAGAATACCCCAACAAACCCCCCACAGTACGATTTGTGTCAAAGATGTTTCATCCAAATG TCTATGCAGATGGAAGTATATGTTTGGACATCCTACAGAATCGTTGGAGTCCCACATATGATGTGTCCTCTATTCTTACATCTATCCAG TCCCTGCTTGATGAACCAAACCCCAACAGTCCAGCCAACAGCCAGGCAGCCCAGCTGTACCAAGAGAACAAGCGGGAGTACGAGAAGCGTGTGTCTGCCATCGTAGAACAAAGCTGGAGAGACAGTTGA
- the ing1 gene encoding inhibitor of growth protein 1 isoform X2 — protein sequence MLNPTNGDPSHVVVNYVEEYLDLVESLPFDLQRSVSLMKEIDAKYQDVLKELDDAYERYRRESDSVQRRKLQLSIQRALIRSQELGDEKIQIAGQMVELVENRTRQIDWHSELLLSSQEVPESHVPTTTSMTTTAASMMSSSSSATITPGKTSHHDKKRDEVTPGSGGGDKSGGKRSRRQKNGENRESYGGLDHAEEVGVGASREKRAKTSSKKKKRSKGKSEREVSPPDLPIDPDEPTYCLCEQVSYGEMIGCDNDECPIEWFHFSCVGLHHKPKGKWYCPKCRGENEKTMDKALERAKKERAYNR from the exons ATGTTGAACCCGACCAATGGAGACCCAAGCCATGTTGTTGTGAATTATGTGGAGGAGTATTTGGACCTGGTGGAGTCACTGCCTTTTGATTTGCAGAGGAGTGTGTCCCTAATGAAGGAAATTGATGCAAAGTatcaag ATGTTCTGAAGGAGCTTGATGATGCCTACGAGCGGTATCGCCGGGAATCTGACTCCGTGCAGAGGAGAAAGCTTCAGTTATCCATTCAGAGGGCGCTGATCCGCAGTCAAGAGCTCGGAGATGAGAAGATCCAGATTGCCGGTCAAATG GTGGAGTTGGTTGAGAACCGAACACGACAAATAGATTGGCATTCTGaactcctcctttcctctcaaGAAGTCCCAGAGAGCCACGTCCCCACAACAACATCCATGACAACCACTGCAGCGTCCATGATGTCATCGTCCTCATCAGCCACCATCACCCCAGGCAAAACCAGCCACCATGACAAGAAGCGCGATGAGGTCACCCCAGGATCAGGTGGTGGAGACAAGTCTGGAGGAAAACGCTCAAGACGTCAGAAAAACGGAGAGAATCGGGAAAGTTACGGGGGTCTGGACCACGCTGAGGAAGTGGGTGTGGGGGCTTCCCGGGAAAAGAGAGCCAAAACATcttcaaagaagaagaaaaggtcaAAGGGAAAGTCTGAGAGAGAAGTGTCACCTCCAGACCTGCCCATTGATCCAGATGAGCCAACTTACTGCCTGTGTGAGCAGGTGTCCTACGGCGAGATGATTGGCTGCGATAACGATGAATGTCCCATCGAATGGTTTCATTTCTCCTGTGTCGGGCTCCATCATAAGCCCAAGGGCAAGTGGTACTGCCCCAAGTGTCGGGGTGAAAATGAGAAGACCATGGACAAGGCCTTAGAGAGGGCCAAGAAGGAGAGGGCATACAACAGGTAG
- the ing1 gene encoding inhibitor of growth protein 1 isoform X1, translated as MADFRSVAPSPFHSLTIIVFISRLVSHHLHCRMTETTTICCAGVSVSWGKHGSTMLNPTNGDPSHVVVNYVEEYLDLVESLPFDLQRSVSLMKEIDAKYQDVLKELDDAYERYRRESDSVQRRKLQLSIQRALIRSQELGDEKIQIAGQMVELVENRTRQIDWHSELLLSSQEVPESHVPTTTSMTTTAASMMSSSSSATITPGKTSHHDKKRDEVTPGSGGGDKSGGKRSRRQKNGENRESYGGLDHAEEVGVGASREKRAKTSSKKKKRSKGKSEREVSPPDLPIDPDEPTYCLCEQVSYGEMIGCDNDECPIEWFHFSCVGLHHKPKGKWYCPKCRGENEKTMDKALERAKKERAYNR; from the exons ATGGCTGACTTCAGATCAGTTGCCCCCTCCCCCTTTCACAGTTTAACCATCATAGTCTTTATTTCCAGACTGGTTTCACATCATTTACACTGCAGAATGACAGAAACGACCACGATCTGCT GTGCAGGTGTCAGTGTGTCCTGGGGTAAACACGGATCCACTATGTTGAACCCGACCAATGGAGACCCAAGCCATGTTGTTGTGAATTATGTGGAGGAGTATTTGGACCTGGTGGAGTCACTGCCTTTTGATTTGCAGAGGAGTGTGTCCCTAATGAAGGAAATTGATGCAAAGTatcaag ATGTTCTGAAGGAGCTTGATGATGCCTACGAGCGGTATCGCCGGGAATCTGACTCCGTGCAGAGGAGAAAGCTTCAGTTATCCATTCAGAGGGCGCTGATCCGCAGTCAAGAGCTCGGAGATGAGAAGATCCAGATTGCCGGTCAAATG GTGGAGTTGGTTGAGAACCGAACACGACAAATAGATTGGCATTCTGaactcctcctttcctctcaaGAAGTCCCAGAGAGCCACGTCCCCACAACAACATCCATGACAACCACTGCAGCGTCCATGATGTCATCGTCCTCATCAGCCACCATCACCCCAGGCAAAACCAGCCACCATGACAAGAAGCGCGATGAGGTCACCCCAGGATCAGGTGGTGGAGACAAGTCTGGAGGAAAACGCTCAAGACGTCAGAAAAACGGAGAGAATCGGGAAAGTTACGGGGGTCTGGACCACGCTGAGGAAGTGGGTGTGGGGGCTTCCCGGGAAAAGAGAGCCAAAACATcttcaaagaagaagaaaaggtcaAAGGGAAAGTCTGAGAGAGAAGTGTCACCTCCAGACCTGCCCATTGATCCAGATGAGCCAACTTACTGCCTGTGTGAGCAGGTGTCCTACGGCGAGATGATTGGCTGCGATAACGATGAATGTCCCATCGAATGGTTTCATTTCTCCTGTGTCGGGCTCCATCATAAGCCCAAGGGCAAGTGGTACTGCCCCAAGTGTCGGGGTGAAAATGAGAAGACCATGGACAAGGCCTTAGAGAGGGCCAAGAAGGAGAGGGCATACAACAGGTAG